One segment of Streptosporangium brasiliense DNA contains the following:
- a CDS encoding TIGR03620 family F420-dependent LLM class oxidoreductase — protein MGIGRIGVWHPMFGRDRAPAVRRAAAEIEKLGYGTLWYGEASGTREAFSLAGILLAATENVTVATGIANIWVRDATAMAAGARAYGEAYPGRFALGVGVSHAPLVSQRGHDYARPLAAMSAYLDAMDAVARDLPFTDDPPVPRLLAALRPRMLELARDRADGAHPYFVPPEHTALARETLGPDRILAPEQAVVLESDPARAREIARAHMAGYLRLPNYVGNLRHLGYRDEDFTGGGSDRLVDAIVAWGDVETVARRVGAHLDAGADHVALQPLPSDLLGGVAQLAELAPALGVRPGE, from the coding sequence ATGGGCATCGGTCGGATCGGTGTGTGGCATCCCATGTTCGGGCGGGACCGGGCCCCGGCCGTGCGGCGGGCGGCGGCGGAGATCGAGAAGCTCGGCTACGGCACCCTGTGGTACGGCGAGGCGTCGGGGACGAGGGAGGCGTTCAGCCTCGCGGGGATCCTGCTCGCGGCCACCGAGAACGTCACGGTCGCCACCGGCATCGCCAACATCTGGGTGCGGGACGCGACCGCCATGGCGGCCGGGGCGAGGGCGTACGGCGAGGCGTACCCGGGACGCTTCGCCCTGGGCGTCGGGGTCAGCCACGCCCCGCTGGTCTCCCAGCGCGGCCACGACTACGCTCGCCCGCTCGCGGCGATGAGCGCCTATCTCGACGCGATGGACGCCGTCGCGCGCGATCTGCCGTTCACCGACGACCCACCCGTACCCAGGCTGCTGGCGGCGCTGCGCCCCCGGATGCTGGAGCTCGCCCGGGACAGGGCCGACGGCGCCCACCCCTACTTCGTGCCGCCGGAGCACACCGCGCTCGCCCGCGAGACCCTCGGCCCGGACCGGATCCTCGCCCCCGAGCAGGCCGTGGTCCTGGAGAGCGACCCCGCCAGGGCGAGGGAGATCGCCCGCGCGCACATGGCCGGCTACCTGCGGCTGCCGAACTACGTCGGCAACCTGCGCCACCTCGGCTACCGGGACGAGGACTTCACCGGCGGCGGCAGTGACCGGCTGGTGGACGCGATCGTCGCGTGGGGGGACGTGGAGACCGTCGCCCGGCGGGTCGGCGCGCATCTCGACGCCGGCGCCGACCACGTCGCCCTCCAGCCCCTGCCCTCCGACCTGCTCGGGGGCGTCGCTCAGCTCGCGGAACTGGCCCCCGCCCTCGGGGTGCGGCCGGGGGAGTAG
- a CDS encoding S8 family serine peptidase produces MSNTSRHWRALLTGAVAALALVLPQGVAQAAPAPEKIDKTVLAELAADDKATFWVRLKSDADLSAARSAKTKSEKARQVFRAKTELAASSQAGLRKLLTAQHADFTPFWIANAVQVTGDAKLAAEIAKLPEVEQIEPSRVTKLPEPLPGKEVAKVDAVEWNIDRVNAPRVWSELGTRGEGIVVANIDSGVQFDHPALAAQYRGKKADGSVEHDYNWFDPAGVCPSAAPCDNNDHGTHTMGTMVGGADGANTIGVAPGAKWIAAKGCETNSCSDASLLAAGQWVLAPTDLNGNNPRPDLAPDIVNNSWGGAGFDAWYKETVEAWVAAGIFPAFSNGNVTGAGCNSSGSPGQYGSSYSAGAFDVNNAIASFSTRGSGENGEIKPNLAAPGVNVRSSVPGGYDAFSGTSMASPHVAATVALMWSASPALQGDIAATRELLDRTAIDVDDTRCGGTAADNNVWGEGRLDTFAAVQAAPVGELGALRGTVTSGGSPVAAATLTVAGPLSRTVTTAQDGTYALPRLLAGDYRITVKKFGYGDATAAVTVVADQTVTKDVPLTAQPSGTVSGTVTAAGAPEAGAAVVAVGTPVSAVTDAAGRYRLTLPAGGYELKVTPVSRCAGGLTVPITVDGDLTKDVDLPRRADSFGYTCAGAAGAYVAGTDKQTLTGDDAAQQITLPFTFPFYGGGHTSAWISSNGFLNFAASSTAASNGALPSAGTPNAALYPYWDDLVLDAQSGVYTATLGTAPDRTFVVEWRNARFYSEADQRISFSALLGEDGSIGFRYRGIGSERASGTSATVGIENAAGTDALQYSYNSAALSDGQSLTFTAGRHGLLTGVVTDANDGKPLAGATVKVGDVATFTTDANGAFLGQILVGDYRVEVSKDNYGTFTQEVTVTAAARTRVDTALATGRVTASAGELTLVMPAASSRSGTVELSNLGGATAYTVVTDPAQGWLAVTPAAGDLGSGKSVTLKVTASSEGVQPGGVRTGKLLVRSASGRNPQIEIVVTVVVPKHQVAVDAGGTKDVVDAAGDRWSADRKYTQGGHGYVGNNTRTHTASRAIQGTAEQELFKRARESMLEYRFDQVPNGTYTVELGFAETRAMREGKRVFDVIVEGQLAIPALDLALEAGTYTAVTRQYTVKVTDGQLNVRFAERTGDPVVNLIRISERPDKATP; encoded by the coding sequence GTGTCCAACACCTCCCGGCACTGGCGAGCGCTCCTGACCGGAGCCGTCGCCGCCCTCGCGCTCGTGCTCCCCCAGGGGGTGGCCCAGGCCGCCCCCGCCCCTGAGAAGATCGACAAGACTGTCCTGGCGGAGCTGGCCGCGGACGACAAGGCCACCTTCTGGGTGCGCCTGAAGAGTGACGCCGACCTCAGCGCGGCCCGCAGCGCGAAGACCAAGTCCGAGAAGGCCAGGCAGGTCTTCCGGGCCAAGACCGAGCTCGCCGCCTCCTCGCAGGCGGGCCTGCGCAAACTCCTGACCGCCCAGCACGCCGACTTCACCCCGTTCTGGATCGCCAACGCCGTCCAGGTGACCGGCGACGCGAAGCTGGCCGCGGAGATCGCCAAGCTGCCAGAGGTGGAGCAGATCGAGCCCAGCCGCGTCACCAAGCTGCCCGAGCCGCTGCCGGGCAAGGAGGTGGCGAAGGTCGACGCGGTCGAGTGGAACATCGACCGCGTCAACGCCCCGAGGGTCTGGAGCGAGCTCGGCACCCGGGGCGAGGGCATCGTCGTGGCCAACATCGACTCCGGCGTGCAGTTCGACCACCCGGCGCTGGCCGCACAGTATCGCGGCAAGAAGGCCGACGGCAGCGTCGAGCACGACTACAACTGGTTCGACCCGGCGGGGGTGTGTCCCAGCGCCGCGCCGTGCGACAACAACGACCACGGCACCCACACCATGGGCACCATGGTGGGCGGCGCCGACGGCGCCAACACCATCGGCGTCGCCCCCGGCGCCAAGTGGATCGCGGCCAAGGGCTGCGAGACCAACAGCTGCTCCGACGCCTCGCTGCTCGCCGCCGGGCAGTGGGTGCTCGCGCCCACCGACCTGAACGGGAACAACCCGCGGCCCGACCTGGCACCGGACATCGTCAACAACTCCTGGGGCGGCGCCGGCTTCGACGCCTGGTACAAGGAGACCGTCGAGGCGTGGGTCGCGGCGGGCATCTTCCCCGCCTTCTCCAACGGCAACGTCACGGGCGCGGGGTGCAACTCCAGCGGCTCGCCAGGGCAGTACGGCTCCAGCTACAGCGCCGGCGCCTTCGACGTCAACAACGCCATCGCGAGCTTCTCGACCCGGGGCTCCGGCGAGAACGGTGAGATCAAGCCCAACCTCGCGGCGCCCGGCGTCAACGTGCGCTCGTCCGTGCCCGGCGGGTACGACGCCTTCTCCGGCACGTCGATGGCCAGCCCGCACGTGGCGGCCACCGTGGCGCTCATGTGGTCCGCCTCTCCGGCCCTGCAGGGTGACATCGCCGCCACGCGGGAACTGCTCGACCGGACCGCGATCGACGTCGACGACACGCGCTGCGGCGGCACCGCCGCCGACAACAACGTCTGGGGCGAGGGCAGGCTCGACACCTTCGCCGCGGTCCAGGCCGCTCCCGTCGGGGAGCTCGGCGCGCTGCGGGGCACCGTCACCTCCGGCGGCTCGCCGGTGGCCGCGGCGACCCTCACCGTCGCCGGGCCGCTGAGCCGTACGGTCACCACCGCGCAGGACGGGACGTACGCGCTGCCCCGCCTGCTGGCCGGCGACTACCGGATCACCGTCAAGAAGTTCGGGTACGGCGACGCCACCGCGGCCGTCACCGTCGTGGCCGACCAGACGGTCACCAAGGACGTGCCGCTGACGGCGCAGCCCTCGGGCACGGTGTCGGGGACGGTCACCGCCGCGGGCGCGCCCGAGGCGGGCGCCGCGGTGGTCGCGGTGGGCACCCCGGTCAGCGCGGTCACCGACGCCGCGGGACGGTACCGGCTCACGCTGCCGGCCGGCGGCTACGAGCTGAAGGTCACCCCGGTCTCCCGGTGCGCCGGCGGCCTCACCGTGCCGATCACGGTGGACGGCGACCTGACCAAGGACGTCGACCTGCCGCGCCGCGCCGACTCCTTCGGCTACACCTGCGCCGGCGCCGCCGGCGCCTACGTCGCGGGCACCGACAAGCAGACGCTCACCGGCGACGACGCGGCCCAGCAGATCACGCTGCCGTTCACCTTCCCCTTCTACGGCGGCGGCCACACCAGCGCCTGGATCAGCAGCAACGGGTTCCTGAACTTCGCCGCCAGCAGCACCGCGGCGAGCAACGGAGCGCTGCCCTCCGCCGGCACGCCCAACGCGGCGCTCTACCCCTACTGGGACGACCTGGTGCTGGACGCCCAGTCCGGCGTCTACACCGCCACCCTCGGGACCGCGCCGGACCGCACCTTCGTCGTCGAATGGCGCAACGCCCGCTTCTACTCCGAAGCCGACCAGCGCATCTCGTTCTCGGCGCTGCTCGGGGAGGACGGCTCGATCGGGTTCCGCTACCGCGGCATCGGCAGCGAGCGCGCCTCCGGGACCAGCGCCACGGTGGGCATCGAGAACGCCGCTGGCACCGACGCGCTGCAGTACTCCTACAACAGCGCCGCGCTCAGCGACGGCCAGAGCCTGACCTTCACCGCCGGCCGGCACGGACTGCTGACCGGTGTCGTCACCGACGCCAACGACGGCAAGCCGCTGGCGGGCGCGACGGTGAAGGTGGGCGACGTGGCGACCTTCACCACCGACGCCAACGGCGCCTTCCTCGGCCAGATCCTGGTGGGCGACTACCGGGTCGAGGTCTCCAAGGACAACTACGGGACCTTCACCCAGGAGGTCACCGTCACCGCCGCGGCCCGGACCCGGGTCGACACGGCCCTGGCCACCGGCCGGGTGACGGCCTCGGCCGGTGAGCTGACCCTGGTGATGCCGGCCGCCTCCAGCCGGAGCGGCACGGTAGAGCTGTCCAACCTGGGCGGCGCCACGGCCTACACCGTCGTGACCGACCCCGCCCAGGGCTGGCTGGCCGTGACGCCCGCCGCCGGTGACCTCGGCTCGGGCAAGTCGGTGACGTTGAAGGTCACCGCCTCCAGCGAGGGAGTCCAGCCGGGCGGCGTCCGCACCGGCAAGCTGCTGGTGCGCTCGGCGAGCGGCCGCAACCCGCAGATCGAGATCGTCGTGACGGTCGTGGTGCCCAAGCACCAGGTCGCCGTCGACGCGGGCGGGACCAAGGACGTCGTCGACGCCGCCGGGGACCGCTGGAGCGCCGACCGCAAGTACACCCAGGGCGGCCACGGCTACGTGGGCAACAACACCAGGACCCACACGGCCAGCAGGGCGATCCAGGGCACCGCCGAGCAGGAGCTGTTCAAGCGGGCCCGCGAGTCGATGCTGGAGTACCGCTTCGACCAGGTGCCCAACGGCACCTACACCGTCGAGCTGGGCTTCGCCGAGACCCGGGCCATGCGTGAGGGCAAGCGCGTCTTCGACGTCATCGTCGAGGGCCAGCTCGCCATCCCCGCCCTGGACCTGGCCCTGGAGGCCGGCACCTACACCGCCGTCACCCGGCAGTACACGGTGAAGGTCACCGACGGCCAGCTCAACGTGCGGTTCGCCGAGCGGACCGGCGATCCCGTCGTCAACCTCATCCGCATCTCCGAGCGCCCTGATAAGGCCACCCCGTAG
- a CDS encoding FAD-dependent oxidoreductase produces MLRSFIHEQHLLGFPGSRVVLGATVEDAGFDPRVTVGGLGEVLSAGVELAPGLAGATVVETRVGLRPVTADGLPMIGAVAGGVVVATGLGAYGLTAGPYAGLLAAELALGLRPSLDVAPYSPGRTPRAGASSAS; encoded by the coding sequence GTGCTGCGATCATTCATCCATGAGCAACACCTGCTGGGCTTCCCCGGCTCGCGAGTGGTGCTCGGCGCGACGGTCGAGGACGCCGGGTTCGATCCCCGCGTGACCGTCGGCGGCCTCGGCGAGGTGCTGTCGGCCGGCGTGGAGCTCGCCCCGGGCCTGGCCGGCGCCACGGTCGTGGAGACCCGGGTGGGCCTGCGCCCGGTGACCGCCGACGGGCTGCCGATGATCGGCGCCGTCGCCGGCGGTGTGGTCGTCGCCACCGGGCTCGGCGCCTACGGCCTGACCGCCGGGCCCTACGCGGGCCTTCTCGCGGCCGAGCTGGCCCTGGGCCTGCGACCGTCCCTGGACGTGGCGCCCTACTCCCCCGGCCGCACCCCGAGGGCGGGGGCCAGTTCCGCGAGCTGA
- a CDS encoding NADPH-dependent FMN reductase: MKIVGIAGSVRPGAYVRKLLEASARELPASADFEIWDGLDQVPPFQDGPLPPGVEQLCRTLSGADGVLIAAPAHSALPAQLGEALEWAASRRSGAVLVGKPVAVVTACLYAHEATWTQIELCRALAAAGAIVHGVDLLVSPAVSQFDSEGRLVDPAFRARLCGMLEKLCAPVPVKPVVPFARTTV; encoded by the coding sequence ATGAAGATCGTTGGAATTGCCGGCAGCGTTCGCCCGGGGGCGTACGTCCGGAAGCTGCTGGAGGCGTCGGCCCGGGAACTACCGGCCTCGGCGGACTTCGAGATCTGGGACGGGCTGGATCAGGTGCCGCCCTTCCAGGACGGGCCGCTCCCGCCGGGGGTGGAGCAGCTGTGCCGCACCCTCTCCGGGGCGGACGGCGTACTGATCGCGGCACCGGCGCACAGCGCCCTGCCGGCCCAGCTCGGCGAGGCGCTGGAGTGGGCGGCCTCCAGACGTAGCGGCGCGGTCCTGGTCGGCAAGCCGGTCGCGGTGGTGACCGCCTGCCTGTACGCCCACGAGGCCACGTGGACGCAGATCGAGCTGTGCCGCGCCCTCGCCGCCGCCGGCGCGATCGTGCACGGCGTCGACCTGCTCGTGTCCCCGGCCGTGAGCCAGTTCGACTCCGAGGGCAGGCTCGTCGATCCGGCCTTCCGCGCCCGGCTCTGCGGGATGCTCGAGAAGCTGTGCGCGCCGGTGCCCGTCAAGCCCGTGGTGCCTTTCGCCAGGACCACGGTGTAG
- a CDS encoding anhydro-N-acetylmuramic acid kinase, with amino-acid sequence MRVLGLISGTSHDGIDSAVVDWSMRDGVLTGAVERTGERPYDPGLRARIVAALPPAPVDMAEVCRLDTLIGQAFADAAEAAGPVDLVCSHGQTLYHWVEDGRVRGTLQLGQPAWIAERTGVPVVSDLRVRDVSAGGQGAPLVSFFDLLLLAGLPGRSGALNLGGIANLTVREAGIAYDTGPASALMDAAVSAATGMPYDEDGRLAAAGRVHPELLAELLAEPYYRALPPKSTGKELFHPGYLARIAAPYGLALPDLLATLAALTAETVAAEIRRHRLDTVIVSGGGARNPALMDLLRARAGQARILPSDGLGVPSDAKEAIAFSLLGWMTAHGLPATVPGCTGAAGPRVLGTVTPGRGPLTLPEPLRRAPERVRMDAAPVRGRHAGDGPAALR; translated from the coding sequence GTGCGGGTGCTCGGACTGATCTCGGGGACGTCCCATGACGGGATCGACAGCGCGGTCGTGGACTGGTCGATGAGAGACGGCGTGCTCACCGGAGCCGTCGAGCGCACCGGCGAGCGGCCCTACGACCCCGGGCTCCGGGCGCGGATCGTCGCCGCGCTGCCGCCGGCCCCGGTCGACATGGCCGAGGTGTGCCGTCTCGACACCCTGATCGGCCAGGCGTTCGCCGACGCGGCCGAGGCGGCCGGGCCGGTCGACCTCGTCTGCTCGCACGGCCAGACGCTGTACCACTGGGTGGAGGACGGCAGGGTGCGGGGCACCCTGCAGCTCGGCCAGCCCGCCTGGATCGCCGAGCGGACCGGCGTGCCGGTGGTCTCCGACCTCCGCGTGCGGGACGTGAGCGCGGGCGGGCAGGGTGCGCCGCTGGTCTCCTTCTTCGACCTGCTGCTCCTGGCCGGCCTGCCGGGCCGCAGCGGCGCGCTCAACCTCGGAGGAATCGCCAACCTGACCGTGCGGGAGGCCGGGATCGCCTACGACACCGGCCCGGCGTCGGCGCTGATGGACGCGGCGGTCTCGGCCGCCACGGGCATGCCCTACGACGAGGACGGCCGGCTGGCGGCGGCCGGACGGGTCCACCCGGAGCTGCTGGCGGAGCTGCTGGCCGAGCCGTACTACCGGGCGCTGCCGCCCAAGAGCACCGGCAAGGAGCTCTTCCACCCGGGCTACCTGGCCCGGATCGCCGCGCCGTACGGGCTGGCCCTGCCCGACCTGCTGGCGACCCTGGCCGCGCTGACCGCCGAGACCGTGGCCGCGGAGATCCGGCGGCACCGGCTCGACACGGTGATCGTGTCGGGCGGCGGGGCGCGGAACCCGGCGCTGATGGACCTGCTGCGCGCGCGGGCCGGGCAGGCCCGCATCCTGCCCAGCGACGGGCTCGGCGTCCCCTCCGACGCGAAGGAGGCGATCGCCTTCTCGCTGCTCGGGTGGATGACGGCGCACGGGCTGCCCGCGACGGTCCCCGGCTGCACGGGTGCCGCCGGGCCGCGGGTGCTCGGCACGGTCACGCCCGGCCGGGGGCCGCTCACCCTGCCCGAGCCGCTGCGCCGGGCGCCGGAGCGCGTGCGGATGGACGCCGCGCCGGTCCGGGGGCGGCACGCGGGTGACGGCCCGGCGGCGCTCCGGTAG
- a CDS encoding diacylglycerol/lipid kinase family protein encodes MAELLVIYNGEAGGADDAARTAAVDTLRGGADVVEAPVGQKDLDEMLDAHPGRDVVVLGGDGSLHVTVAALRRRGELGTRTVGLVPLGTGNDFARGLGIPLDPRVAARVVLAGRPQPLDLLTDDEGGTVVNVVHLGVGAEASERAKPLKPGLGRLAYAVGGLLAGVRSPGWRLRVSVDGRPLAEGRPVLMVGIGNGVTIGGGTPLTPEARPGDGMVDVVVALTTGPLDRLAYALRLRRGTHPGLRDVVTGRGREVTVTGGPVPVNADGELTGPAVHRRWTVMPAAWRMFT; translated from the coding sequence ATGGCCGAGCTGCTGGTGATCTACAACGGGGAGGCGGGAGGCGCGGACGACGCCGCCCGGACGGCGGCCGTGGATACGCTGCGCGGCGGCGCCGACGTGGTCGAGGCGCCCGTCGGCCAGAAGGATCTGGACGAGATGCTCGACGCCCATCCCGGCCGGGACGTGGTCGTGCTGGGCGGGGACGGCTCGCTGCACGTGACGGTCGCCGCCCTGCGCCGGCGCGGCGAGCTGGGCACCCGTACCGTGGGGCTCGTCCCGCTGGGCACCGGCAACGACTTCGCCCGCGGCCTGGGCATCCCGCTGGACCCCCGGGTGGCGGCCCGCGTCGTGCTCGCGGGCCGGCCCCAGCCCCTCGACCTCCTGACGGATGACGAGGGCGGGACCGTCGTCAACGTGGTGCACCTCGGCGTCGGCGCGGAGGCCTCCGAGCGGGCCAAGCCGCTCAAGCCCGGGCTCGGACGGCTCGCCTACGCGGTCGGCGGGCTGCTGGCGGGCGTGCGGAGCCCCGGGTGGCGGCTGCGCGTGAGCGTGGACGGCCGGCCCCTGGCCGAGGGGCGCCCGGTGCTCATGGTCGGCATCGGCAACGGCGTCACCATCGGCGGAGGCACCCCGCTCACCCCCGAGGCCAGGCCCGGCGACGGCATGGTGGACGTCGTCGTCGCGCTGACGACCGGGCCGCTGGACCGGCTCGCCTACGCGCTGCGGCTGCGCCGGGGGACCCATCCGGGCCTGCGTGACGTCGTCACCGGCCGGGGCCGTGAGGTGACGGTGACCGGCGGGCCGGTCCCGGTGAACGCCGACGGCGAACTGACCGGCCCGGCCGTCCACCGTCGCTGGACGGTCATGCCCGCCGCCTGGCGGATGTTCACCTGA
- the pgm gene encoding phosphoglucomutase (alpha-D-glucose-1,6-bisphosphate-dependent): protein MTHERAGKTAQPSDLVDVARLVTAYYTLHPDPQEVGQRVAFGTSGHRGSSLNVAFNEDHILATSQAIVEYRASQGVDGPLFLGADSHALSEPARVSALEVFAANGVRVLVDSRDGYTPTPALSHAILTHNRGRTAGRADGVVVTPSHNPPGDGGFKYNPPNGGPADTDATSWIQDRANALIADGLKEVRRVPYARAMAADTTGRHDFLGGYVDDLPSVLDLDAVRSAGVRIGADPLGGASVAYWGEIAERHRLDLTVVNPLTDPTWRFMTLDWDGKIRMDCSSPYAMASLIANRDAFDVSTGNDADADRHGVVTPDGGLMNPNHYLAVAISYLYSHRPDWPADAGVGKTLVSSSMIDRVAADLGRRLMEVPVGFKWFVPGLLDGSLGFGGEESAGASFLRRDGSVWTTDKDGIILALLASEIIATTGRSPSEHYADLTSRFGDPAYARVDAPASREEKAVLARLSADQVTAETLAGEPIRQVLTSAPGNGAPLGGLKVSTDSAWFAARPSGTEDVYKIYAESFKGPEHLAEVQDAARALVSESLG, encoded by the coding sequence ATGACGCACGAGCGCGCGGGCAAGACCGCCCAGCCGTCCGACCTGGTGGACGTGGCCCGTCTGGTGACCGCCTACTACACCCTGCACCCCGACCCCCAGGAGGTCGGCCAGCGGGTGGCGTTCGGGACGTCGGGACACCGCGGCTCGTCGCTGAACGTGGCGTTCAACGAGGACCACATCCTCGCGACCAGCCAGGCCATCGTGGAATACCGTGCGTCGCAGGGAGTGGACGGCCCGCTGTTCCTCGGCGCCGACAGCCATGCGCTCTCGGAGCCCGCGCGGGTGTCGGCACTGGAGGTGTTCGCCGCCAACGGGGTGCGGGTGCTGGTCGACAGCCGTGACGGCTACACGCCGACACCGGCGCTCTCCCATGCGATCCTCACCCACAACCGGGGGCGTACGGCGGGGCGGGCCGACGGCGTGGTGGTGACCCCCTCGCACAACCCGCCCGGCGACGGCGGCTTCAAGTACAACCCGCCGAACGGCGGCCCGGCCGACACCGACGCCACCTCCTGGATCCAGGACCGGGCCAACGCGCTGATCGCGGACGGGCTGAAGGAGGTCCGGCGCGTCCCCTACGCCAGGGCCATGGCCGCCGACACGACCGGCCGCCACGACTTCCTCGGCGGATACGTCGACGACCTGCCCTCGGTGCTGGACCTCGACGCGGTCCGGAGCGCCGGGGTCCGCATCGGCGCCGACCCGCTGGGCGGAGCGAGCGTGGCCTACTGGGGGGAGATCGCCGAGCGGCACCGGCTGGACCTGACGGTGGTCAACCCGCTGACCGACCCGACGTGGCGGTTCATGACGCTGGACTGGGACGGCAAGATCCGGATGGACTGCTCCTCGCCCTACGCGATGGCCTCCCTGATCGCCAACCGCGACGCGTTCGACGTCTCCACGGGCAACGACGCCGACGCCGACCGGCACGGCGTCGTCACCCCCGACGGGGGCCTGATGAACCCCAACCACTACCTCGCCGTGGCGATCTCCTACCTCTACTCGCACCGCCCCGACTGGCCGGCGGACGCCGGGGTCGGCAAGACGCTGGTGAGCAGCAGCATGATCGACCGGGTGGCCGCCGACCTGGGCAGGCGGCTGATGGAGGTGCCCGTCGGGTTCAAGTGGTTCGTGCCCGGCCTGCTCGACGGCTCGCTCGGCTTCGGCGGCGAGGAGAGCGCGGGGGCGTCGTTCCTGCGCCGCGACGGCTCGGTGTGGACCACCGACAAGGACGGCATCATCCTGGCGCTGCTCGCCTCGGAGATCATCGCGACCACCGGCCGCTCGCCGAGCGAGCACTACGCCGACCTGACCTCCCGGTTCGGCGACCCGGCCTACGCGCGGGTCGACGCCCCCGCGAGCCGGGAGGAGAAGGCCGTGCTCGCCAGGCTCTCGGCCGACCAGGTCACCGCCGAGACCCTCGCCGGCGAGCCGATCAGGCAGGTGCTCACCTCGGCGCCGGGCAACGGCGCCCCCCTGGGCGGACTCAAGGTCAGCACCGACAGCGCCTGGTTCGCCGCCCGGCCCTCCGGCACCGAGGACGTCTACAAGATCTACGCCGAGTCCTTCAAGGGACCCGAGCACCTCGCCGAGGTGCAGGACGCGGCCAGGGCCCTGGTGTCGGAGTCGCTCGGCTGA